One window from the genome of Lycium ferocissimum isolate CSIRO_LF1 unplaced genomic scaffold, AGI_CSIRO_Lferr_CH_V1 ctg18079, whole genome shotgun sequence encodes:
- the LOC132042810 gene encoding LOW QUALITY PROTEIN: protein Rf1, mitochondrial-like (The sequence of the model RefSeq protein was modified relative to this genomic sequence to represent the inferred CDS: substituted 2 bases at 2 genomic stop codons), with protein sequence MKISSVRFPRYGNSFLSTFRAYSSNHNNTSISVKAKLGLNSKIENVKCLDDAVTLFHQMVRMKPLPSVVSFSKLFKTILTMKHYSAVISLFGEMQKLGTPIDGVILNSVINNYCLMHRVDCAFSVLPIYLKNGIPFNVVTFNTLIRGIFAENKVKDAVELFKKLVREKICVPNEVTYATVMNGLSKRGHTEKTLSLLRLMEQGNTKPNIKNYNIVIDALCKDGNLDAAISLLNEMKQKGIPPDIITYNSLIDGLCRFCQWEKVKTLFSEMVNFNLYPNVRTFNILIDGVCREGKVEDAEEVVRHMTHKSVEPDVITYNAIMDGYCLRGQLDRARRVFDFMIDKNIEPSIISYNILINGCCKKKKLTEAMQLFHEISQKGLKPDIFTYTTILQGLFEVGRIGSARKIYDEMLSAGPDPNLYTHVTLLNGYFKYGLVEEAMSFVKKLEKKKEYASNEFYNVVINGLCKNGKVDKARATFEKLSSIGLLPNVITYNTMINGFCLEGLLDEAKDMLRKMEDNGCLPNNVTYNVFVQGFLRCNKISEMATFMKEMTGRGFSFDATTSEILVKVISVNPSVLDMIPELHSKNKKWGHCMKISSVRFPRYGNSFLATFRAYSSNHNNTSISVKGKLGLNSKIENVKCLDDAVTLFHQLVKMKPLPSVVNFSKLFKTMLNMKHYSAVVSLFGEMQKLGIPINGFILSNVINSYCLMHCADFGFLMLPIYLKNGIPFDNVNFSIPIRGLFAENKVKDAIEFFKTLVREKICEPDEVMYATVMNGLNKRGHTEKTLLRLMEQGSTKPGIKNYSIVIDALCKDRNLDAAISLLNEMKQKGVPPNIVTYNSLIDGLCKLGQWEKVKTLFAKMVNLNIYPNVLTFNILIDGLCKEGKVEDAEEVVRHMTHKGVEPNVITYNAIMDGYCLCGQLDRAWRMFDIMIDKCIEPDIISYNILINGYCKKKKLVEAMQMLREISRRGXKPNTFTYTTILQGLFEVGRIGSAEKIYVEMLSAGSIPNLYTHVTLLNGYFKYGLVEEAMSLFSKLERKRENVDIELNNIVIKGLCKNGKPNEAHAIFKKLSSIGLLPDVRTYAAMINGFCLEGLFDEAKDMLRKMEDNGCLSNNVTYNVIVQGFLRCSRISEMATFMKEMTGRGFSFDATTSELLVKAVSENPSVLDMIPELHXKIKKLISLSLGLFAYTITMIQVPFISAKEMAFSAIIEAEKLSIKMLLGLSRQAY encoded by the exons ATGAAGATAAGTTCTGTGCGTTTCCCTCGCTATGGTAACTCTTTCCTTTCTACATTTAGAGCTTATTCTTCaaatcataataatacatctATTTCAGTAAAGGCTAAACTTGGGTTAAATAGCAAGATTGAGAATGTTAAGTGTTTAGATGATGCTGTTACTCTCTTCCATCAAATGGTTAGAATGAAGCCTCTTCCTTCAGTTGTCAGTTTCTCTAAATTATTTAAGACTATACTAACTATGAAGCATTATTCTGCTGTGATTTCTCTTTTTGGAGAAATGCAGAAATTGGGTACCCCAATTGACGGAGTCATCTTGAATAGCGTGATTAACAATTATTGCCTGATGCATCGTGTTGACTGTGCATTTTCGGTATTACCCATTTACTTGAAGAATGGCATTCCATTTAATGTTGTCACCTTTAACACCCTAATTAGGGGAATCTTTGCTGAAAATAAGGTTAAAGATGCGGTTGAATTGTTCAAAAAGTTGGTTAGAGAGAAGATTTGTGTGCCCAACGAAGTCACATATGCAACTGTCATGAATGGACTCAGCAAAAGGGGCCATACTGAGAAGACTTTGAGTTTGCTCCGGTTAATGGAACAGGGGAATACTAAGCCCAACATAAAGAACTACAACATTGTGATAGATGCGCTTTGCAAAGATGGAAACTTAGATGCTGCTATCAGCCTTTTGAATGAGATGAAGCAGAAAGGCATTCCTCCGGACATAATCACTTATAATTCATTAATTGATGGTTTGTGTAGGTTTTGTCAATGGGAAAAGGTTAAGACTTTGTTCTCTGAGATGGTGAACTTTAATCTTTATCCAAATGTGCGCACCTTTAACATACTTATAGATGGAGTATGCAGAGAAGGGAAAGTTGAAGATGCTGAGGAAGTAGTGAGACACATGACCCATAAAAGTGTAGAGCCTGATGTGATCACCTACAATGCGATAATGGATGGATATTGTTTACGTGGTCAACTGGATAGAGCGAGGAGGGTTTTTGATTTCATGATAGATAAGAATATTGAACCTAGCATTATTAGCTATAACATACTAATAAATGGATGCtgtaagaaaaagaaattgacCGAGGCAATGCaattgtttcatgaaatttctcaaAAGGGATTAAAACCTGATATCTTTACCTACACTACTATCTTACAAGGTCTAtttgaagttggaagaattggatCTGCTAGAAAAATTTATGATGAGATGTTATCTGCGGGGCCCGATCCTAATCTATACACTCATGTCACGTTGCTCAATGGTTATTTTAAGTATGGACTTGTTGAAGAAGCTATGTCGTTCGttaagaagttggaaaaaaagaaagaatatgcTAGTAATGAATTTTACAATGTTGTCATTAATGGATTGTGCAAAAATGGTAAAGTCGACAAAGCTCGTGCTACTTTTGAGAAGCTTTCTTCAATTGGATTGCTTCCAAATGTGATAACATATAATACAATGATAAATGGATTTTGTCTAGAAGGTTTGTTAGATGAAGCTAAAGATATGCTAAGAAAAATGGAGGACAACGGTTGTTTGCCGAACAATGTGACTTACAATGTCTTTGTCCAAGGATTTCTCAGGTGTAACAAAATTAGTGAAATGGCAACTTTTATGAAGGAAATGACTGGAAGGGGCTTCTCATTTGATGCAACTACGTCTGAGATTCTGGTAAAGGTTATAAGCGTGAATCCTTCTGTTCTTGACATGATACCAGAGCTTCACTCGAAAAATAAGAA GTGGGGTCATTGT ATGAAGATAAGTTCTGTGCGTTTCCCTCGCTATGGTAACTCTTTCCTTGCTACATTTAGAGCTTATTCTTCaaatcataataatacatctATTTCGGTAAAGGGTAAACTTGGGTTAAATAGCAAGATTGAGAATGTCAAGTGTTTAGATGATGCTGTTACTCTCTTCCATCAATTGGTTAAAATGAAGCCTCTTCCTTCTGTTGTCAACTTCTCTAAATTATTTAAGACTATGCTAAATATGAAGCATTACTCTGCTGTTGTTTCCCTTTTTGGAGAAATGCAGAAATTGGGTATCCCAATTaatggatttatcttgagtaaCGTGATTAACAGTTACTGCCTGATGCATTGTGCTGACTTTGGATTTTTGATGTTACCCATTTACTTGAAAAATGGCATTCCATTTGATAATGTCAACTTTTCCATTCCAATAAGGGGATTATTTGCTGAAAATAAGGTCAAAGATGCAATTGAATTTTTCAAAACGTTGGTTAGAGAGAAGATTTGTGAGCCCGACGAAGTCATGTATGCAACCGTCATGAATGGGCTCAACAAAAGGGGGCATACAGAGAAGACTTTGCTCCGGTTAatggaacaagggagcactaaGCCCGGCATAAAGAACTACAGCATTGTGATAGATGCTCTTTGCAAAGATAGAAACTTAGATGCTGCTATCAGCCTTCTGAACGAGATGAAACAGAAAGGTGTTCCTCCAAACATAGTCACCTATAATTCATTAATTGATGGTTTGTGTAAGCTTGGTCAGTGGGAAAAGGTTAAGACTCTATTCGCTAAGATGGTGAACCTTAATATTTATCCAAATGTTCTCACCTTTAACATACTTATAGATGGACTATGCAAAGAAGGGAAAGTTGAAGATGCCGAGGAAGTAGTGAGACACATGACCCATAAAGGTGTAGAGCCTAATGTGATCACCTATAATGCGATAATGGATGGATATTGTTTGTGTGGTCAACTTGATAGAGCGTGGAGAATGTTTGATATCATGATAGATAAGTGCATTGAGCCTGACATTATTAGCTATAACATACTAATAAATGGATactgtaagaaaaaaaaattggtcgaGGCCATGCAAATGTTGCGTGAAATTTCTCGAAGGGGATAAAAACCTAATACTTTTACCTACACTACTATCTTGCAAGGCCTAtttgaagttggaagaattggatCTGCTGAAAAAATCTATGTTGAGATGCTATCTGCAGGGTCTATTCCTAATTTATACACTCATGTCACATTGCTCAATGGTTATTTTAAGTATGGGCTGGTTGAAGAAGCTATGTCACTTTTtagtaagttggaaagaaagagagaaaatgttgatattgaaTTGAACAATATTGTCATTAAAGGATTGTGCAAAAATGGTAAACCGAACGAAGCTCATGCCATATTCAAGAAGCTTTCTTCAATTGGATTGCTTCCGGATGTGAGAACATACGCTGCAATGATAAATGGATTTTGTCTTGAAGGATTGTTTGATGAAGCTAAAGATATGCTAAGAAAAATGGAAGACAACGGTTGCTTATCAAACAATGTCACTTATAATGTTATTGTGCAAGGATTTCTTAGGTGTAGCAGAATTAGTGAAATGGCAACTTTCATGAAGGAAATGACTGGAAGGGGCTTCTCATTTGATGCAACTACATCTGAGTTGCTGGTAAAGGCTGTAAGCGAGAATCCTTCGGTCCTTGACATGATACCAGAGCTTCACTGAAAAATTAAGAAGTTAATATCTCTTTCGCTTGGTTTATTCGCCTATACTATCACTATGATACAAGTTCCTTTTATCTCTGCAAAAGAAATGGCGTTCAGTGCAATTATAGAAGCTGAAAAATTGTCAATTAAAATGTTGCTTGGGCTTTCTAGACAGGCTTATTGA